Proteins encoded together in one Musa acuminata AAA Group cultivar baxijiao chromosome BXJ3-6, Cavendish_Baxijiao_AAA, whole genome shotgun sequence window:
- the LOC135584222 gene encoding uncharacterized protein LOC135584222 — protein MIQEEENPLQLPSPMAEARKHHKPSKQTSSPMTEASGASRTINRNCKSKKQAHKEAGNGSSWGSLRDLFSYRYQQEVEKKKKKSRRKIGCSVSLCRMRDSSCVLSPEAVTAQVNKKLALSSSCNSSSRSLKAPCNDTSGAISTSFTSNSSASITASSSSSSSLSSSLGGSFGAMHLRGFSGCYVCHLTADPLIGPSRDASTRLTISPCPDCGEIFMKPDDLELHQTAMHAASELSAEDTSRKIIEIIFRSSWLDKQAPICKIDRILKVHNTQKTISRFEDYRDSVKSSCNRLQNKHPRCVADGNELLRFHCTTLACSLGLDGSTNLCRSTPRCSVCSILRDGFGVDEFGKIQTMATSGGAHAAAQVSSEGEKRAMLVCRVIAGRVKKSRDATEEYDSVAGPAATHSNLDELFVFHPNAILPCFVVLYRGS, from the exons ATGATCCAAGAAGAGGAGAATCCACTTCAGCTCCCATCTCCAATGGCAGAAGCAAGGAAGCACCATAAGCCCAGCAAGCAGACCTCTTCCCCAATGACAGAAGCCAGTGGTGCCAGTAGAACCATCAACCGGAACTGCAAGAGTAAGAAGCAAGCACATAAGGAAGCAGGCAATGGATCTTCTTGGGGATCCCTGAGAGACTTGTTCTCATACAGATATCAGCAagaagtagagaagaagaagaagaagagccgcAGGAAGATTGGATGTTCTGTGTCCCTATGCAGAATGAGGGACAGTTCATGTGTGTTGAGCCCAGAAGCAGTTACAGCTCAAGTCAATAAGAAATTGGCTTTAAGCAGTAGCTGCAATAGTTCCAGTAGATCTTTGAAAGCCCCTTGTAATGACACCAGTGGGGCTATTTCCACTTCCTTTACTTCTAATTCATCTGCTTCCATaactgcctcctcctcctcctcctcctctttatcTTCTTCTCTTGGAGGATCTTTTGGAGCAATGCATCTAAGGGGGTTTTCTGGGTGCTACGTGTGTCATCTTACTGCTGATCCTCTTATCGGGCCTTCCAGAGATGCTTCTACGAGGCTCACCATCAGTCCTTGTCCTGACTGTGGGGAGATTTTTATGAAGCCTGATGATTTAGAGCTCCACCAGACAGCAATGCATGCAG CATCTGAACTGAGTGCAGAAGACACCAGCAGAAAGATAATTGAGATAATATTCCGGTCAAGCTGGCTCGATAAGCAAGCTCCGATCTGCAAGATCGACAGGATACTCAAGGTCCACAACACCCAGAAGACCATCTCAAGGTTCGAGGACTACAGAGACTCCGTCAAGAGCAGCTGCAACAGGCTCCAAAACAAGCACCCGAGGTGCGTTGCCGATGGCAATGAGCTCCTCAGGTTCCACTGCACCACGCTTGCGTGCTCCCTTGGGCTTGACGGTTCCACCAACCTGTGCCGATCGACCCCGCGTTGCAGCGTGTGTAGCATTCTGCGAGATGGTTTCGGCGTTGATGAATTCGGGAAGATCCAAACCATGGCCACCAGCGGAGGGGCGCATGCCGCAGCGCAGGTCTCGTCGGAGGGCGAGAAGAGAGCAATGCTGGTTTGCAGGGTGATCGCAGGGAGAGTTAAGAAGAGCCGAGATGCCACTGAGGAGTATGATTCAGTCGCTGGCCCAGCAGCAACCCACTCTAATCTGGACGAGCTATTTGTGTTTCATCCCAACGCCATTCTTCCTTGCTTTGTTGTGCTCTACAGAGGTTCTTAG